The following coding sequences are from one Granulicella sp. L56 window:
- a CDS encoding biotin/lipoyl-containing protein, protein MTVWLEVEGKKRRVDLPSSVLEAAIECVVDGKAIVANAYMLQPGVMSLVIEGRQYRCVLDGDGVLIGGRRFAFERSDPRSLQGRRGASGGAAGPRAIKAPMPGRVVRVLVAVGDEVAEQQGVIVIEAMKMQNELKSPKAGRVGRVAVAVGDTVGAGDVLAVVE, encoded by the coding sequence GTGACAGTCTGGCTCGAGGTGGAAGGAAAAAAGCGCCGGGTCGATCTGCCGTCCAGCGTGCTTGAGGCTGCGATTGAGTGTGTTGTGGATGGCAAGGCCATCGTCGCGAATGCGTACATGTTGCAGCCGGGAGTGATGTCACTGGTGATCGAAGGACGCCAGTACCGCTGCGTTCTCGACGGCGATGGCGTGCTGATCGGCGGCAGGCGATTTGCATTCGAGAGAAGTGATCCTCGATCGCTGCAGGGACGGCGCGGCGCGAGTGGTGGTGCTGCCGGGCCGCGAGCCATCAAGGCACCCATGCCGGGCCGCGTGGTGCGGGTGCTGGTTGCTGTGGGTGACGAGGTAGCAGAGCAGCAGGGCGTCATCGTGATCGAAGCAATGAAGATGCAGAATGAGCTAAAGTCGCCCAAGGCCGGGAGAGTAGGCCGTGTAGCCGTCGCGGTGGGGGACACCGTGGGCGCAGGCGACGTGCTGGCCGTGGTCGAGTAA
- a CDS encoding cytochrome c codes for MVRACLLLMLACALAGCKSVPPPTPLSQLNEQQMHGHAVFETHCSACHYDRRDAALHGPSLLAVYKKPYLPSGAPANDDRVTATVLHGHGLMPAAGNDMDQQDLDDLLAYLHTL; via the coding sequence ATGGTTCGAGCTTGTTTATTGCTGATGCTGGCTTGTGCGCTGGCAGGGTGTAAGTCGGTGCCTCCGCCAACGCCGCTCTCGCAGTTGAATGAACAGCAGATGCATGGCCATGCGGTATTCGAGACACACTGCAGCGCCTGCCACTATGACCGCCGCGATGCCGCGCTGCATGGTCCTTCGCTGCTTGCCGTCTACAAAAAGCCCTATCTGCCGAGCGGCGCTCCAGCGAATGACGACCGCGTGACCGCGACCGTTCTGCACGGCCATGGGCTGATGCCCGCAGCAGGAAATGACATGGACCAGCAGGATCTCGACGATCTGCTGGCCTATCTACACACGCTTTAG
- a CDS encoding YIP1 family protein, which produces MGDGVVVAEEQATGPGLTQVERVVDTFIAPSKTFTDILRSRSWWLPFLLIVLISWGVTFAVTSQVGWDRVVENQIQASPKQQDSLSSLTPEQRTARVHGMSVGYKYTSYAFPVLVLLFSAIAALGLWATFNFGLGARTTFGEMFCVWMYCGLPKLLIGLLTILMLYVGGNAESYDMKNPVGTNLGYYFPDAGAGIKAALGFFDVIGIWSLILLILATSIVAKVSRGKAAAAIIGWWVLILIVSAAAAAAFN; this is translated from the coding sequence ATGGGCGATGGCGTAGTTGTGGCGGAAGAACAGGCGACGGGACCGGGATTGACTCAGGTCGAGCGGGTAGTGGACACGTTTATCGCTCCTTCAAAAACCTTCACTGACATTTTGCGGAGCAGGAGCTGGTGGCTCCCCTTTCTTCTGATTGTGTTGATCTCGTGGGGAGTGACTTTTGCGGTCACCTCGCAGGTGGGATGGGACCGGGTTGTTGAGAACCAGATCCAGGCCAGCCCCAAACAGCAGGACTCGCTGTCCAGCCTGACGCCGGAGCAGCGTACGGCCCGTGTGCACGGCATGAGCGTTGGATACAAGTACACGTCCTATGCCTTCCCGGTGCTGGTCCTGCTCTTCTCCGCGATCGCCGCGCTGGGTCTGTGGGCGACGTTCAACTTTGGCCTGGGCGCGCGCACCACTTTTGGCGAGATGTTCTGCGTATGGATGTACTGCGGGCTGCCGAAGCTGCTGATTGGGCTGCTGACAATACTGATGCTCTACGTCGGCGGCAACGCCGAGAGTTACGACATGAAGAACCCGGTGGGAACAAATCTCGGCTACTACTTCCCTGACGCCGGGGCGGGTATTAAAGCTGCGCTTGGCTTCTTCGATGTGATTGGCATCTGGTCCTTGATCTTGCTCATCCTTGCGACGTCGATCGTGGCGAAGGTGAGCCGCGGCAAGGCAGCGGCCGCGATTATTGGATGGTGGGTATTGATCCTGATCGTCAGTGCAGCCGCGGCGGCGGCTTTCAACTAG
- a CDS encoding sulfite exporter TauE/SafE family protein yields the protein MMDAATLQVLVVVFLATFIRSAFGFGEALFAVPLLALFIPLKVAAPLAVLVSITIAAVVVAQDWRKIHLRSTGWLVGATLFGIPVGLFLLTSSHQQAVRIALAVFIMAFAAYSLLGSKPPELKHDSKVWLLGCGFVAGVFGGAYGMNGPPLVIYGAMRRWSAQHFRATLQGYFLPASIIGMAGYWLAGLWVPAVTHYYLLSLPVLLPAIWLGRVVNHRLHGDTFLRYVYVGLAGVGVVLLAQSVHR from the coding sequence ATGATGGATGCTGCTACCTTGCAGGTGCTGGTGGTGGTGTTTCTGGCAACCTTCATCCGGTCGGCGTTCGGTTTCGGCGAGGCGCTGTTCGCCGTTCCCCTGCTGGCGCTTTTTATTCCGCTCAAAGTCGCCGCTCCGCTGGCCGTGCTGGTCTCCATTACGATTGCCGCGGTAGTCGTCGCGCAGGACTGGCGCAAGATTCACCTGCGCAGCACCGGCTGGCTGGTGGGTGCGACGCTGTTTGGCATTCCTGTCGGATTATTCCTTTTGACCAGCAGCCACCAGCAGGCAGTTAGGATTGCGCTGGCAGTCTTCATCATGGCGTTCGCGGCCTATTCACTCCTGGGCAGCAAGCCGCCCGAGTTGAAGCATGACAGCAAGGTGTGGCTGCTGGGCTGCGGCTTTGTCGCCGGAGTATTCGGCGGAGCGTATGGCATGAACGGCCCGCCGCTGGTGATCTATGGAGCGATGCGGCGATGGTCTGCCCAGCACTTTCGCGCGACGTTGCAGGGATACTTTCTTCCGGCCAGCATTATCGGTATGGCCGGATACTGGCTGGCGGGACTTTGGGTTCCGGCGGTGACGCACTATTATCTGCTGAGTCTGCCGGTGCTGCTGCCTGCAATCTGGCTGGGCCGCGTGGTGAACCATCGCCTGCATGGAGACACGTTCCTGCGTTATGTCTACGTTGGTTTGGCTGGCGTTGGCGTGGTGCTGCTGGCGCAGTCCGTGCATCGGTAG